The following is a genomic window from Mycobacterium parmense.
ACCCGCAGCGGCCAGCCTCGCACGGCGATCGCGGCGACGGCCGCGGCCAGCATCAGCAGCGCCAGCGGCACCAGCGCCGTCGACCAGGCCGCGCCGGACAGGGTGACCTCCTTTGGCGGGCCGAGCCCGTCGAAGGACCGGACGATCACCCACGGCAGCCGCGACGCCACCCACAGCGCACCGGCGGCGAGGACCAGCAGCAACTGGGCGGCCCGCAGCATCACCCCGCCGGAGGATCCGCGGCCCGGCGCGGCGTCAACCATCTCGGCCCGCGTCCGGTGCGGCCAGCGTCTCGGCCGCCGCGATCGCGCTGAGCACCGCGCGGGCCTTGTTGCTGGCCTCGGTGAACTCGTACGGGCCGTTCGAGTCGGCCACCACCCCGCCACCGGCCTGCACGTAGGCGGTGCCGTCGCGCATCAGCGCGGTGCGGATGGCGATCGCGAAATCGGCGTTGCCGGCGAAGTCCAGGTAGCCGACCACACCGCCGTACAGGCCGCGGCGCGTCTTCTCGACCTCCTCGATGAGCTCCATGGCGCGCACCTTCGGCGCCCCGGACAGCGTGCCCGCGGGAAAGCAGGCCGTCACCGCGTCCAGGGCGGTCCGGCCCGCGCCGAGCATCCCGGTCACCGTCGACACCAGGTGCATGACGTGGCTGTAGCGCTCGATGTGGCTGTAGTCGTCGACGCGCACGGTGCCCGGCGCGCAGACCCGGCCGAGGTCGTTGCGGCCCAGGTCGACCAGCATCAGGTGCTCGGCGCGCTCCTTCTCGTCGGCGAGCAGCTCCTTTTCCAGCAGCTGATCCTCTTCCTCCGACTGCCCGCGCCACCGGGTGCCCGCGATGGGGTGGGTCGTCGCCCAGCCGTCGCTGACGGTGACCAGCGCCTCCGGGCTGGATCCCACGATCGAAAAGTCGGTCGCGCCATCGCCGTTCGGCACGTGCAGCAGGTACATGTACGGGCTGGGGTTGGTGGCCCGCAGCATCCGGTAGACGTCGATCGGGTCGGCGGGGGTGTCCATCTCGAACCGTTGCGAGGGCACCACCTGGAACGCCTCGCCGGCCGCGATCTGCTCGACGAGGTAGTCGACGATCTTGGTGTACTCCTCGGCGCTGCGCTGGGACCGGTGCCGGGGTCGGGGCCTGGCGAACGTCGCGACCGTCGACGGCAGCGGCTGACCGAGCGCCGCCGTCATCACGTCGAGGCGGGCGGTGGCGTCGTCGTAGGCCTCGTCGACGCGCTCGTCGGTGCCGTTCCAGTTCACGGCGTTGGCGATCAGCGTGATGGTGCCCTCGTGATGGTCGACCGCCGCCAGGTCGGTAGCCAGCAGCAGCAGCATCTCGGGCAGTTGCAGATCGTCGACGACCAGTTCCGGCAGGCGTTCCAGGCGGCGCACCATGTCGTAGGAGAAGAAGCCGACCATGCCGCCCGACAGCGGCGGCAGGCCGGGCGGCGCCCCGGTGGCCAGCAGTTCCAGGGTGTCCCGCAGCGCCTGCAGCGGCTCGCCGCCGGTGGGCGCGTCCCGGGGCGCGGCGCCCAGCCAGACCGCCTCGCCGTCGCGCACGGTCAGCGCCGACGGCGCCCCAGCCCCGATGAAGGACCACCGCGACCAGGACCGACCGTTCTCGGCGGACTCCAGCAAAAACGTCCCCGGGCGGTTGGCGGCGAGTTTGCGGTAGGCCGACAGCGGCGTCTCGGCGTCGGCCAGCACCTTGCGGGTCACCGGAACGACGCGGTGTTGCGCTGCCAGCAGGCGGAACTCCTCACGGGAGGTCGTCGCGGCGAGATGGTCGTGCACCGACCTATTTTCGCAGACGTCGGGAAAACACCCGCGACCGTGACGTCATGGCGCTTTCGACGGCGGTTTTTGGCCGAGCCGTCACGCTCGCGCCCGCCCTGGGCCCCGGCGTAGCGTCACCGCCATGAAACCTGGTGACACCGTGGCCGACTTCGAGCTTCCCGACCAGACGGGGACGCCGCGCAAGCTCAGCGACCTGCTCTCCGGTGGACCGGTCGTCCTGTTCTTCTACCCGGCCGCGATGACGCCCGGCTGCACCAAGGAGGCGTGCCACTTCCGCGACCTGGCGGCCGAATTCGCCGACGTCGGCGCCAACCGAGTCGGCATCAGCGCCGACCCGGTGAGCAAGCAGGCCAAGTTCGCCGACCTGCGCAACTTCGACTACCCGCTGCTGTCGGACGCCGACGGCGCGGTCGCCGCGCGATTCGGCGTCAAGCGCGGCCTGCTCGGCAAGCTCATGCCCGTCAAGCGCACGACCTTCGTCATCGACACCGATCGCACGGTGCTCGACGTGATCTCCAGCGAGTTCAACATGGACACCCATGCCGACAAGGCGCTGGCGACGCTGCGGGGACGCGCTTAAGAGTCTGCGCAGGGGTTCAGTGAGCGCCGGCGGCCAGTTGTTGCCGCACGGCCTGCAGTATCGAGCCCGCGGCGAGGAACGCCGGTTTGGTCTGGTCCGCGGATTCGACGGGAAGGTCGGCGGCGCGACGCAGCACCATCAACGCGAGCGCGGTGTACGTCGCGTACGGCACGATCAGGAAGTTGGCCCGGGCCTGCGCGCCGTTGACCGTCATCACGTGCTGGCGCTTGTGCTCCCACCCGCGCCAGTTGAAGTCGGGCGGCCGTTGCAGCGGCGGCCAATTGACGTTGATCGAGCCGATCTCGCCGAGCAGCGGCGTCAGCACCGCGATCAGGCCGGGAAGTTCGTTGGTCATGCGGTCCGTGCGCGGCCACCACGCACCGTCGATCTCGCGGCCGAGCTCGCGCGCCACCGAAAGCCTCAGCGAGTCGACTTTGCGCCGGCCCCTCAGCGGGTAGGTCACCGGAAGTTTCGCCGCGCGGAGCGCCTGCTGGTTATCGCCACGGTCAGCGGTTCCTTCCTCGACCGGCGTCGACCACCCCGCGGGCGCGGGACGACGGAGGAATCGCATTGCCCGCGGGTACCACCCGCCCGGTGGCGGTCGACCGCCACCGCCGACAACGAAACGGCTCAGAGGCGACATTACGCCACGGCGGCGCCGTCAGCCCGGCACCCGGGGTCCGGCTCAGGGATTGATCGCCAAGAACACATAGGCGGCGAGCAGCACCAGGTGCAGCTCGCCCTGCAGCCGGGTGGCCCGCCCCGGCACCACGGTGAGCATGCTGATCACGACGGTCAGCGCCAGCAGGACCAGCTGCAGGGCGCCGAGCCCGAGGACCAGCGGCCCCTTCAGCCAGATCGACGCGAGGGCGATCGCCGGGATGGTGAGCCCGATGCTGGCCAGCGCCGAACCGTAGGCCAGGTTGAGGCTCGTCTGGATCCGTCCGCGCCGCGCCGCGCGCACCGCCGCGAGCGTCTCCGGCAGCAGCACCAGGGCCGCGATGACCACGCCGACGAACGTCTGCGGAAAGCCGGCGGCGGTCACCGCGTGCTCGACGGCCGGCGATTCCTTCTCCGCCAGGCCCACCACCGCCAGCAGGGCGAGCAGCAACAGCGCGAGGCTGCCCAGCGCCGCGCGGTTGGAGGGCGGATCGGCGTGGCTCTCGCCCTCGAGCAGGCGCTTCTGACCGCGCTGCGCGACCGGCAGGAAGAAGTCGCGATGCCGGATGGTCTGGGTGAAGGCGAACAACAGATACAGCCCCAGCGAGGCGACCGCGGCGAATGCCAGCTGGCCGGGCGAGAATTCGCGGCCGACGTGGCTGGTGGTGAACGCCGGCAGCACCAGGCTCAGGGTCGCCAGCGTGGTGAGGGTGGCCAGCGCGGCCCCGCTCCCCTCGGCGTTGAACAGGGTCACGCCGTAGCGGCGCGAACCCAGCAACAGCGACAGCCCGGCGATGCCGTTGGTGGTGATGATCACCGCGGCGAACACGGTGTCGCGGGCCAGCGTCGCCGCCTCGTTCCCGCCGGAGGCCATCAGCTCGACGATGAGCGCCACCTCGATCACGGTCACGGCGGCGGCCAGCACCAGCGACCCGAAGGGCTCGCCCACCCGCGCCGCGACCACCTCGGCGTGATGGACACCGGCCAGCACCGCGCCGATCAGCAGCGCCGCGGCCAACACGACCAGCGCCGGGCCCAGCTCTGCGCCCCAGATCAGTGCCAGCACGACGACCGAGAGCGGGGGCACCACCGCGGTCCAGGACACCCGTTTCAGCATCGCCCGCCATTCTTGTGTAAAGCGGCGGCGAGCGCTCGGGGCGACGCGGCGGAACGAACCGCGGTGGCCGCCGGGACCGGCTCAGTAGCATGCTCACATGCCGCGACCCGAGGGCCTCCGCGAGAACGAGGTGTTCGCCGGTTACACCATCATCCGGCGTCTGGGGGCCGGCGGGATGGGCGAGGTGTACCTGGCGCAGCACCCGCGGCTGCCGCGCCGGGACGCCCTGAAGATCCTGCCGCCGGATCTGACCGCGGATTCCGAATTCCGGCAACGGTTCAACCGCGAGGCCGACCTGGCCGCCGGTCTCTACCACGAGCACATCGTCGGTATCCACGACCGCGGCGAGTACGACGGGCAGCTGTGGATCTCGATGGACTACGTCGACGGCATCGACGCGGACAAGCTGATGCGCGCCCAGTACCCCGGCGGCATGCCTCGCGACCAGGTGGTCGAGATCGTCGCCGCGGTCGCCGACGCGCTCGACTACGCCCATGCCCGCGGGCTGCTGCACCGCGACGTCAAACCCGCCAACATCCTGCTCGGCTCCGCGCAGTCCGCCCGGCGCCGGATTGTGCTGGCCGACTTCGGCATTGCCCGGGAGCTCGGCGAGATCAGCGGCCTGACAGCCACCAACATGCTGGTGGGTACGGCGGCGTATTGCTCGCCGGAACAGCTGCGGGGTTCCGATCTCGACGCCCGGGCCGACCAGTACGCGCTGGGATGCACGGCGTTGCACCTGTTGACGGGGTCAGCCCCGTTCCAGCACGCGAATCCGGCGGTGGTGATCGGTCAGCATCTGTCGGCCCCGCCGCCGCGCGTCGGCGAGCGGCGACCCGACCTCGCCGACCTCGACCCCGTCATCGCCAGGGCGCTGGCCAAAAGCCCGGACGCCCGCTACCCGACGTGCGCGGAATTCGCGGCCGCGCTCGCCGGCGGCACCGCGCCGGCCGCCGCACCCACCGAGGTCATCTCGTCGCCGACGCAAGTGATCCCGGCGGCCACCCCGCCCGCCGCGCCGACGGCGCGGCGCGGCCGCCCCGGGCGCGCGGCGATCGTCGCGGCGCTGGTGGCCCTCGCGCTGGTCGGGGTCGCCGTGGCCGTCGGTGTGCGCATCTCCGGTGGCCATGCCGGCCACGGCACCCGGCCCGGCGCCTCCGCACAGCCGGCCGCGCCGGCGCCCGGCGCCGGCGTCCCGCCGTCGTCGTCGATCACGCTGTCCAACCAGGTGACCGACCAGTCGGGCGTCCTGACCCCGGCCGAGCGCCTCGCGGTCGAACGGGCGGTCACCAAGCTCTACAACGCGCGCGGCACCCGGCTGTGGGTGGTCTACGTCAAGAGCTTCGGCGGCCTCAAGCCGTTCCGGTGGGCCGAGCAGACCATGCGCGCCAACGGTTTCACCGACACCGACGCGATGCTGGCGATCGCCACCGACCAGCCGTCCTTCTCTTTCCGGGTACCGGGCGCGGTGGTCAACGGCAAGGCCATCGACGTGGAAGTGATTCGCCGCGACCGCATCGAGCCGGCCGTGGCGCGCCGGGAGTGGACGCGCGCGGCGCTGGCCGCCGCCAACGGGCTGGACGTGGCGCCCGCCTAGCTCTCGGATTCCATCAGCACGTCGGCGTCGAAGCAGCTGTGGTCGCCGGTGTGACAGGCCCCGCCGACCTGGTCGACCGTCAGCAGCACCGCGTCGCCGTCGCAGTCCAGCCGCACCGAGTGCACGCGCTGGGTATGCCCCGACGTCGCCCCCTTGACCCACTGCTGGGAGCGGGAACGCGAATAGTACGTGGCCTCGCGGGTTTCCAGCGTGCGGGCCAGCGCGTCGTCGTCCATCCACGCGACCATCAGCACGTCGCCACTGCCGCGCTCCTGCACCACGGCGGTGAACAGACCGTCGGCGTTGCGCTTGAGCCGCGCCGCGATGGCGGGATCCAGGGTCATCGCACCGTGATCCCTTCCGCGGCCATCGCGGCCTTGACCTGCCCGATGGTCAGCTCCCGGAAGTGAAAGACGCTGGCCGCCAACACCGCATCGGCGCCGGCGGCGACGGCGGGGGCGAAGTGCTCCGCCGCCCCGGCGCCGCCGCTGGCGATCACCGGCACCGTGACGGCCGCGCGCACCGCCTGCAGCATCGCCAGGTCGAACCCGGCCTTGGTGCCGTCGGCGTCCATCGAGTTCAGCAGGATCTCCCCCACCCCCAGCTCGGCGCCGCGGGCGGCCCACTCGACGGCGTCGATCCCCGTTCCGCGCCGGCCCCCGTGGGTGGTGACCTCCCAGCCCGACGGAGTCGGCTCGGGCCCGTCCGGCCCGATCGGCACCGTGCGCGCGTCGACCGACAGCACGATGCACTGGGAGCCGAATTGGCGTGCCATGTCGGCGAGCAGGTCAGGACGGGCGATCGCGGCGGTGTTCACCGAGACCTTGTCGGCGCCGGCGCGCAACAGCACGTCGACGTCGGCGACCGTGCGCACCCCGCCGCCGACAGTCAGCGGGATGAAGACCTGCTCGGCCGTGCGGCGCACCACGTCGAGCATGGTGGCGCGCCCCGACGAGGACGCGGTCACGTCGAGGAACGTGAGCTCGTCGGCACCCTCGGCGTCGTACGCGGCGGCCAGCTCCACAGGATCGCCCGCGTCCCGCAGGTTTTCGAAGTTGACCCCCTTCACCACCCGTCCGGCGTCGACGTCCAGGCAGGGTATGACGCGCACGGCAAGCCCACTGGCAGCTGAGTTCGCGGGCGGCCTGGACATCTCAGTAGTCCTCCGGTGTGCCCGTGCCGCGCAGGATCTCGAGGATCTCGGCGTGCGTGGTGGGCGCCGCGGCCAGCGCCGAGCGCGACGACGGAGTCCACGGTTCGCCGGCCAAATTGGTGACCATGCCGCCCGCTGCCTGCACCAGCGCCACCCCGGCGGCGTGGTCCCACACGTGGCCGCCGAAACTGATTGCGGCACCGAGTATCCCGTCGGCGACGTAGGCGAGGTCCAGGCCGGTGGAGCCGTGCATGCGCAGGCGCGAGCACACCCTGCTCAAGTTCTCCA
Proteins encoded in this region:
- a CDS encoding anthranilate synthase component I, yielding MHDHLAATTSREEFRLLAAQHRVVPVTRKVLADAETPLSAYRKLAANRPGTFLLESAENGRSWSRWSFIGAGAPSALTVRDGEAVWLGAAPRDAPTGGEPLQALRDTLELLATGAPPGLPPLSGGMVGFFSYDMVRRLERLPELVVDDLQLPEMLLLLATDLAAVDHHEGTITLIANAVNWNGTDERVDEAYDDATARLDVMTAALGQPLPSTVATFARPRPRHRSQRSAEEYTKIVDYLVEQIAAGEAFQVVPSQRFEMDTPADPIDVYRMLRATNPSPYMYLLHVPNGDGATDFSIVGSSPEALVTVSDGWATTHPIAGTRWRGQSEEEDQLLEKELLADEKERAEHLMLVDLGRNDLGRVCAPGTVRVDDYSHIERYSHVMHLVSTVTGMLGAGRTALDAVTACFPAGTLSGAPKVRAMELIEEVEKTRRGLYGGVVGYLDFAGNADFAIAIRTALMRDGTAYVQAGGGVVADSNGPYEFTEASNKARAVLSAIAAAETLAAPDAGRDG
- a CDS encoding peroxiredoxin — its product is MKPGDTVADFELPDQTGTPRKLSDLLSGGPVVLFFYPAAMTPGCTKEACHFRDLAAEFADVGANRVGISADPVSKQAKFADLRNFDYPLLSDADGAVAARFGVKRGLLGKLMPVKRTTFVIDTDRTVLDVISSEFNMDTHADKALATLRGRA
- a CDS encoding DUF5994 family protein — protein: MRGRRKVDSLRLSVARELGREIDGAWWPRTDRMTNELPGLIAVLTPLLGEIGSINVNWPPLQRPPDFNWRGWEHKRQHVMTVNGAQARANFLIVPYATYTALALMVLRRAADLPVESADQTKPAFLAAGSILQAVRQQLAAGAH
- a CDS encoding calcium:proton antiporter, with product MLKRVSWTAVVPPLSVVVLALIWGAELGPALVVLAAALLIGAVLAGVHHAEVVAARVGEPFGSLVLAAAVTVIEVALIVELMASGGNEAATLARDTVFAAVIITTNGIAGLSLLLGSRRYGVTLFNAEGSGAALATLTTLATLSLVLPAFTTSHVGREFSPGQLAFAAVASLGLYLLFAFTQTIRHRDFFLPVAQRGQKRLLEGESHADPPSNRAALGSLALLLLALLAVVGLAEKESPAVEHAVTAAGFPQTFVGVVIAALVLLPETLAAVRAARRGRIQTSLNLAYGSALASIGLTIPAIALASIWLKGPLVLGLGALQLVLLALTVVISMLTVVPGRATRLQGELHLVLLAAYVFLAINP
- a CDS encoding serine/threonine-protein kinase produces the protein MPRPEGLRENEVFAGYTIIRRLGAGGMGEVYLAQHPRLPRRDALKILPPDLTADSEFRQRFNREADLAAGLYHEHIVGIHDRGEYDGQLWISMDYVDGIDADKLMRAQYPGGMPRDQVVEIVAAVADALDYAHARGLLHRDVKPANILLGSAQSARRRIVLADFGIARELGEISGLTATNMLVGTAAYCSPEQLRGSDLDARADQYALGCTALHLLTGSAPFQHANPAVVIGQHLSAPPPRVGERRPDLADLDPVIARALAKSPDARYPTCAEFAAALAGGTAPAAAPTEVISSPTQVIPAATPPAAPTARRGRPGRAAIVAALVALALVGVAVAVGVRISGGHAGHGTRPGASAQPAAPAPGAGVPPSSSITLSNQVTDQSGVLTPAERLAVERAVTKLYNARGTRLWVVYVKSFGGLKPFRWAEQTMRANGFTDTDAMLAIATDQPSFSFRVPGAVVNGKAIDVEVIRRDRIEPAVARREWTRAALAAANGLDVAPA
- the hisI gene encoding phosphoribosyl-AMP cyclohydrolase, with translation MTLDPAIAARLKRNADGLFTAVVQERGSGDVLMVAWMDDDALARTLETREATYYSRSRSQQWVKGATSGHTQRVHSVRLDCDGDAVLLTVDQVGGACHTGDHSCFDADVLMESES
- the hisF gene encoding imidazole glycerol phosphate synthase subunit HisF, with amino-acid sequence MSRPPANSAASGLAVRVIPCLDVDAGRVVKGVNFENLRDAGDPVELAAAYDAEGADELTFLDVTASSSGRATMLDVVRRTAEQVFIPLTVGGGVRTVADVDVLLRAGADKVSVNTAAIARPDLLADMARQFGSQCIVLSVDARTVPIGPDGPEPTPSGWEVTTHGGRRGTGIDAVEWAARGAELGVGEILLNSMDADGTKAGFDLAMLQAVRAAVTVPVIASGGAGAAEHFAPAVAAGADAVLAASVFHFRELTIGQVKAAMAAEGITVR